In the genome of Pristis pectinata isolate sPriPec2 chromosome 25, sPriPec2.1.pri, whole genome shotgun sequence, the window TCCTTAATAGTTCTTTGTTTGTTGTAATTCTAGTTTGTCCAGGATAGTAAACTtactggagcaaagaacaaactgctggaggaactgagtggatcAAGCAAGACACGTGACTGCTTTTTgctctcaattccagcatctgcagtcccttgtgtctcgtGTAAATTTGCTGTATTCATTGGCTTCATGTTGTCCATTTTTGCAGCTGATCGATAGGATTCGCCACCATGGCTGGAGTTGCCACATTTCGGAGTGTTTGCTGGTGGAACAGAAACCATCTCCTGTCGTCACTGTGGAATCGATGTGATTCAGTGGCAAAGCGCGAAGTTCTGTCTCTGGCCTCTGTTCCCCTCTGTGACCAGGCAAGCAGCCAGTACCATCTCCCAGTGCCGTGTGCTAAGATCCATATGTCTGCAGCTACCCACGCAGGGCATAACAAGTGGTCAAAGGTGAAACATATCAAAGGGCCAAAAGACACTGCCAAGAGTCAGATGTTTGCCAAGCTCTCGATTATGATTCGCTTTGCTGTGAAAGGTAACGTGGGAACAGTTCatgaattttcatttcattttgatcTAGTTGAACTTGGGTTTGCTTCCCTTGCTGAAGTTCAATTGATCCTGTAGTTTTTCAGTGTTTATACACCGAATTACAATAACACTAGGAAAACATTGCTGGGTTTCTTGTGAGTATTTGTTGGGTAATGTTCTCGGtacaaaatgatgaaaatatttgaTTCTAAAATTTTTGTAGTTGTAAGTTTCTATTGCACTGTATTAGCTGCTGCATTTGGTTGAGGAAAGCCACTGTGCTGTCTCTGTACTGAAGACCCTAGATATAGATTGATTTTGCTCTAACTCTTTTTCACAGAAGGAGGTCCAAATCCTGAGTTTAACACTCAGCTGGCAAACCTCATTGAGCAGTGCCGAGCCAAGAACATGCCTAAAGCATCTATTGAAGCTGCAATTAAAGGTGCAGTAAGTATTGCATTGCCATCTCGTAACCAATTCAACTCGTGCTGTAAAGAATCTTCACTAAACTTTCATGCTgtgttttaaaattcttgttaTCTACAATTGTATGACAATGTTTTTGATGTTGTCAAATTATTTTTCCTAGCCTTGTGGTACTGTTAAAGGGAATATAGGTCCATTACCAATCTTGCCCAGTAACCTGGCCTGACCCTAGAGATGCAGAAATCGGACTGGGTTCCTGTAGCTGACCACCGTCCAGTTATACCCATATGGGTGGCACTAGGATTGCCTTTTGACAGTAATTTGTGAAGGTGATGCTTCAGATGTTTTGGTCAAACCCTGTTGAGagtaattgtgttcagttttgggcaccTCTGAGTCCTGTACAGATTAAACAGAGTGACATCGGGTAAATTATGAGCAGAGATTGTAAAATCTTGCCTTGTCTGTCCTGGAGCTTAGATTACTAAAGGGTGATAAcgatatgttgcaactttacaaaggtTAGGCTGCggtaagagtattgtgtgcagttctggtcagacTTCATCAAAAGATTTGAGGAGGCTGTCAAAAAACAACTACCGAGCCTACTTCCACCttcctgcacttgatccatagccctaCAAGTCACGTCTTTCCAAGTACCGATTAATGTGATGAGGTTTTCTACCGTGACCACCCTCTCAAGCAATGCGCTCCAGACCCTCACAACTCTCTGGCTAAAAAGATCTTTCTTCATctctctaattcttctaccacTTGCTTTAACTCTAATCCCCTCTACTATGGGAAATTGGTCTTTTCTATTTTCTCCAATTAGGCCTTCGTTATTCTCTACATTTCAATCACCCCGAGCCTCCTCTGTCCCAAAGCAaacagcccagcctatccaatcttccctcatgactgcagttttccagtcctggcaatatccttgtaaatctcctctgcactgtctccaatgcaCTCTCTACTTCCCTGCTCTGTGGCAACCTGAACTTAAGTGCAGTACTCTTGCAGCAGTAAGGAGGGGGAAGCAGTGCAGTGACATCCTGTGCCATTGCTGTGTGACACAGAGTATTGGTTATGGTGCCTCTGTTAGTATTTCAGTGGCAGCTTTGCCCCTTTATAACACTGCATGTTTCTCACATGCCAGAAATCCAAGGCTTCAGTCTATTCGCTGTACGAAGCAAGAGGACCAGGGGGTTCGTCCCTGCTCATTGAAGTCCTCACAGACAACAACAGCCGAACACTTCAGCAGCTAAAAAGCATTCTGAACAAAAACGGGTAAGAACAAACTGAGGAACAGTCTTTCAGGATTTGTCTGATAAGCCGCAATTGATGCTGagtaccagaactgcacaccagcAATGTGGTTGTGCAGGGTGTTGAGGGTTAGTGCAGTGTGTTCCCATGTGGGATAGAGACTTTGTTAGAATGCCATCTTCCATCTCTGGTCTCCGAGTGTAGAATGCAAAGCATCCAGGATGAACAAACTCCTGGCAAGTTATAATCAGTCTAGAAAGGAATTTTTCAGTGTTTTTCCATTATAGGTCTTGGGTCTTTACCTGTCTGGGGAGATTGCACAGCTGCTTGTGATAGTAGGGTGGGGCGTTAAGTTGTAACGTTACAACCATGactagagaaataaaagactgcagatgctggaatctagatgaaaaacactctgatgctggaggaactcagcaggccaggcagcatccgtggagaaaagcaggcggtcaacgtttcgggtcaggatccttcttcaggactgaagataggaaaaggggaagcccgatatataggagggaaaagcagagcagtgataggtgggcaaaagagaggaggtggggtgggcacagggtggtgataggtagatgcaggtaagagagagtgatgggcaggtgtgggggaggaggggagagcagatccactgggagagggttaaaggtaaggaggaaaggcgtagaggtacgaaggtgaggccttttCTGAGAACAGACTGCTCAGCCTCTTAGAGAGCGAGGTCGGGGGGTTAGTAAAGACCCGGCAGGGGTTAGAGTTAGGGCTAGAGGAGGAAGGGtaggggggaggggcggggctggtgagaggaaagggatgaggggttgggagtggtacagGGGTGAAGAGTGGGATgaaggataggaggtggatggaggggagggaacaagaggggGGAGAGATCTGGTTAGGGGGAGGGCAtaaggggggggtgggagtgggctgGATGagctttcctccttacctttgacccatcccccagtggatctgctctcccctcctcccccacacctgcctgtcactatttcttacctgcatctacctatcaccaccttgtgcccaccccacttcccctcttttgtccacctatcactactctgcttttccctcctatatattggacttccccttctcctatcttcagtcctgaagaagggtcctgacccgaaacgttgaccgcctgcttttctccacggacgctgcctggcctgctgagttcctccagcattgtcgtgATTTTCATGTTACAACCATCATGAGTTTGGAGCAGCCCTTTatttccttattttgagatgaaCATCCCCTCTCTGACAAGTGTCCTGTTGTTGTTTGCTAAAGCCACTGGGATGAGACGGCAGGAAAGGGGATTTGTATTTGTGTAGTGTATTTGATTTTTCAGGACTGTGCGTATACTCTGCATTTCAGAAATACTCCACTGGTTATCATCACTGTACTGAAGTGGGTTTGCAATGTCTTGAAGGTGGGGATTAGGTGCTCAGTTAGGTCAGGTCTGTGTATCATTACTGGCCCAATTGTATCTGACTACATCACTTCCCTTGGGAGAAAACTTCTTCCATTCCACTTGATGTTCATGTTGGGCTCAGTGTGACCGTGTACCTGAGCGCACGTGTGCTACGGGAATTGTTTCGTTCCCTCTCTCTGTGACATATCCCAGCTATGGTACCTTCGTTCTCCACCGTAGTTAACGGTAGGACTTGCAGCACCCTATTGGCGTGGATTCAAGCTCAGGTTACGTTTTCTGCCTAATGCCAGGGGATTTTCAGAGTGATTGTAGCCTGGGGGTGGCTTACTCCGCACCCACATTTGTGCCCTgctgctgatgacaccaagactaTATGTATCATGGTCCAGATCACAAACTAAACTGTTCCTATCCTTGTGCCACTCGTACTCAACCTTGTACTCTTGTCCCAGTGCCACCTGACTATATGTATGCTTGTCCCAATCACACCTGACGCTGAACTTTCGTGCGGGTAACACCCCTCCCGGCTCCTCCCCTATGTTCTGGCCATTTGGGTAACAGAAGTTCACCCTTattgaattcacaaatcactacccaaaaatttgagatagagAAGTTATGTGGGACatcaacacaaaatgcaaaagaaacagattttgtcaatttttatttttagtcactcaatacTGTGAGGCAGTAGGATATGAATATGGTGTCACTGTGTCGgttgggttggcagtcacagccgAGTCCCTCCTTGACCACACCCTCTACAGTCCGACGTCATGTGAACTGACATCCCAGAGTGCAGTGCTGCCACGCCGTTCATCTGCAAGGCATTTTGTCTGACGCACCGCATTGTGGGGAGCCACAGTCACCATGACCAGCGCCTTAAAGTAATCCCTCAgcctttactccacttccactgGTCACCTCGCTTTAACCCATTATACCCCTGAACTCCTCCTACACCACCTTTCACCCATGAGCCCCGATCCTCCAATCCCAaccctttccctgatatccccactCCCTAAACCACATCCTCATCCACCAGCCTTGCGTGTCAGAGGAAATGCCTTGCACGGCAGCGCTGCGCTCTGCGATGTCTGTTCCCCCGTCCTCAGACCAAAGAGGgtgtggcaaaggagggactcTGCTGCCACTGCCAACCCAATCGATGTGGTGACGTTGTACCCAGATCTTATTGCCCCACAATATTGAGcgactaaaataaaaacaaagtttgtTGCTGCCTTCCCACAAACCCTGTCCATTCCCCAAGTCCGACGTTGTTAAATAATAACAGCCTCAGCTGTTAAACAACAGCAGTAAGTCACTTCATCATTGCCAATAAAATGGCTCAGTGTGAGAGAAAAACATTGCGTAGGAATACATCTCCACTTAAAACATGGGATTCAACGGGAAAAGGgggttcacattacagaaaatcatgatgtgGGCAGTTTTCTAGGAAGGTAACTTCTCCGTAACAGGGAGTCACCTGTACTAATAACACTCGGCGGTGTACGTACCCTCGTGCCAATCTGATGTAATATTCTGGCTATTACACTTAACACCAGGTATCCAGTTGCTGATCACACCCAACACTTTGTACTCACTTGTCCATCACACATGGTGCATTTTATACCACCGTACCAACTGCACCCAACCTCTTGCTGATCAGACTTAAAGCTGTTTGTTCCCTGTCTGTACGGATCACATCTGgcattttagaaacatagaaaacctacagcacaattcagttccttcggcccacaaagctgtgccgaacatgttcctaccctagaaattactaggcttacccatagccctctatttttctcagctccatgtacctatccaacagtctcttaaaagaccctatcgtatccgcctccaccaccgttgccggcagcccattccacgcactcaccactctctgagtaaaaaacttacccctgacatctcctctgtacttactccccagcaccttaaacctatgtcctcttgcggccaccatttcagccctggggaaaagcctctgactatccacacgatcaatgcctctcatcatcttatacacctctatcaggtcctccctcatcctccatcactccgaggagaaaaggccgagttccctcaacctgctttcataaggcatgctctgcattccaggcagcatccttgtaaatctcctctgcactctttctatggcttccacatccttcctgtagtgaggcgaccagaactgagcacagtactccaactggggtctgaccagtgacctatacagctgcaacaatacctctcggctcctaaattcaatttcacgattgatgaaggacaatacatcatatgccttcttaaccacagagtcaacctgcacagccgctttgagcgtcctatggactcagaccccaagatccctctgattctccacactgccaagagtcctaccattagtactatattctgccatcatatttgacctaccaaaatgaaccacttcacatttatctggattgaactgcatctgccacttcccagcccaactctgcatgctatctatgtccctctgtaacctccgacagccctccaaactatccacaacacccccaaccttcatgtcatctgcaaacttactaacccatccctccacttcctcatccaggtcgtttataaaaatcacaaagggtaagggtcccagtacagatctctgaggtacaccactggtcaccgacccttcaacaactactctttaccttctgtgggccagccagttctggatccacattgcactGTCCTTACTGCCTCCTTTACTTACTTTGTGTGCTCTTTATCAAGAAACTCTGTTAAAACTGAAGGCAATGAGCATCAAATGGAAGATTCTCGATTGGTTGGAGTCACATTTTACACGATCACACCTGAACCTGTTGAACCCCTGGTGTTGATCACACTTGAAACTGTCTCCTCATGCCTCAGAGCTAATGCTACTTTCACCTTCACATTGACTTCACTGATACTATTTGTGTTTTGTGCCAATCAGACCTGAAACAGTTTATATAGTGGTCCCCGTCATACGGGAGATGTGAATACTTGACCCAGTCACGCCTGGCACCGTACCTTTTATACCTATCACATCTGAAACTGCTCTCTGTGCCAGTCTCTCTCGATGCTGTCTGCTGCCCCCTCATTGTTCTTCACATTTTGCAGACAGTTGTGACCCCCACCTGACAGTGTTTTACCCTCAGCCTATTGCATCTGACACATGTATCCCTTTGTGCTTGTTACTTTTGCATACTCTGGTGATTGAACCTGGCTCTGTTTGTATTCTTGTGCCAGTTACACCTGAAACTGTTTGTAGTATCATGTCCATCACACCTGACATTATACCGACTTGCCAGTCACATCTGATGCTGAACAGACTTGTCGATCATACCTGAAACTGTCAGGTCTGATGGGCTCAGAGTTATGCACACTCTATCCACATTCTGTGCGCACATTCTACTGTTACTGCCTACCAGCTGTGCACACCCAACACTGCATGCCAGTGCTGACCACTGTACCTCCATGTTGATCACATGTAACCACACTCGAACTCAGAACTTTGAGCAGTTAACTTTTCTTCTCCTCCTCGGCCTGAGATAGGAATGTGATTTGGGTTCCTATGAGAGAAGAGAGCACGACAAGATGGTTTGGGGCTGGTATTATTCCCAGATGAGTGTTTCAAATGTTGTGAGTGTATTGCTTTATGGAAACAATGCTGTTTCAAATGGCAGTTTAGTTGAGTTAGACACAGGTTTTATCAGTTTGTTAAAAAGCCGTTGTGTTGTTAATGCCAGGGGACTGATGAGTGATGGAGCACGTCACTGCTTCGAGAAGAAAGGAGTGGTGATGGTGAATGGTCTGGATAAGAATGGTCAGGACATTCAGTTGGAACATGCTCTGGAGTTGGCAATTGCATCTGGAGCAGAAGATGTTGAACGGGTTGAGGATGAACAAGATAAAGTCATGCTGAAGGTGAGAACGCATTAGACCTTAACTCTTTTTGTAAGGAGTGCCAATGTGGGCACCGTTTGTCGAGCCTAAACCAGCAGCATATGGGAAGGAGTGACATGTACCGTCTTTGTTGTGTTTAACAATCTAATAACCATAAAGTTAGTTGAAGAGCAGAGCTTCCCATCAAACACTTTCCATGCCAGGTGCACCATGGGTTTTCATCAAAATTCCTGGGACAGGTACGGCTCAGTTTGGAAAGGCTGTAATGGCCTCTGCACAGTATGCCATCATATACAACCTGTTTTACCTGTCTCTCAGTGCAGGTACAACACAGATTAGACGAAATGTGAcagatgcaggatctcaaccttaaatgtcgaccatccctttgcctccacagatgctgctcgacgcacttgagttcttccagcagttttttttgctctggGTGATTTATGACACTCCTAC includes:
- the LOC127583133 gene encoding translational activator of cytochrome c oxidase 1-like, translating into MAGVATFRSVCWWNRNHLLSSLWNRCDSVAKREVLSLASVPLCDQASSQYHLPVPCAKIHMSAATHAGHNKWSKVKHIKGPKDTAKSQMFAKLSIMIRFAVKEGGPNPEFNTQLANLIEQCRAKNMPKASIEAAIKGAKSKASVYSLYEARGPGGSSLLIEVLTDNNSRTLQQLKSILNKNGGLMSDGARHCFEKKGVVMVNGLDKNGQDIQLEHALELAIASGAEDVERVEDEQDKVMLKFICDLSSLREVQEKLDALGLLTIHSGPEFIATTTVQLTDGDVEAAFCLIELIDENQDVIKVYDNIELQN